Sequence from the Coxiella endosymbiont of Amblyomma sculptum genome:
TTGTACGGAAGGGTCATTGGTAAAGCCATTGTTGATACAGAAACCGAAGAAGTAGTCGCACAGGCAAACGAAACCATCACGCCGGATTTGCTGAGGACATTACGAACTCGAAAAATCTCGTCGTTGCATACACTGTATATCAACGAAATTGAATGCGGATCCTATATTTCCGACACTTTAAGACTAGACAACACCGAAAACCAATTGGAAGCTCTGGCTGAAATTTATCGCATCATGCGACCGGGTGAGCCGCCAACCAAAGAAGCGGCCGAAAGTTTGTTCGAAAATCTGTTTTTCTCGCCAGAACGTTACGATTTGTCCGCTGTAGGTCGGATGAAATTCAATCGTCGGGTTGGAAGGAAACAGTCGACAGGATTGTGGACCCTGTCTAAAGAAGATATTGTGGATGTGTTACGTGTTCTTGTCAAAATTCGAGATGGTAAAGGGGATGTGGACGATATTGATCATTTGGGAAACCGTCGTATACGCAGTGTAGGCGAAATGGTCGAAAACCAATTTCGGATTGGTTTGGTTCGTGTCGAAAGAGCGGTAAAAGACAGATTGAATCTAGCGGATATTGAAAATCTAGTACCTCAAGATTTGATAAATGCAAAACCTGTATCGGCGGCAATCAAAGAATTTTTCGGTTCGAGCCAATTGTCACAATTTATGGATCAAAACAATCCGTTATCCGAAATAACTCATAAACGTCGGATATCCGCTTTAGGTCCGGGGGGGTTAACACGAGAGAGGGCGGGTTTTGAGGTGAGAGATGTACATCCCACGCACTACGGGAGAGTGTGTCCTATAGAGACTCCGGAAGGACCGAATATTGGGTTAATTAATTCACTAGCGGTATTTGCCAGAGCGAATGAGTATGGTTTTTTAGAAACGCCTTATAGAAAAGTACTCGACGGGACGGTTACTGATAAAATCGAATATTTATCGGCCATTGAAGAAGGCGATTATTACATTGCGCAAGCAAACACCAGTACAGACGAAACAGGCCGCATGGTGGATGAATTGGTTTCATGCCGTCATAAAGGAGAATTCACCCTTACCGTACCGGACAAAGTAGATTATATAGATGTATCGCCACGACAAATTGTTTCCGTTGCCGCTGCCCTAATTCCTTTTCTAGAACACGATGACGCCAATCGGGCTTTAATGGGTTCCAATATGCAACGGCAAGCAGTGCCTACGATTAGATCAGAAGCACCGCTAGTAGGAACCGGAATGGAACGAACTGTAGCTGTAGACTCTGGAGTCACCGTAGTTGCTAAACGAGACGGTATTGTCGATTCTGTTGATGCTTCGCGTATTGTGGTCCGTATAAATGAAAATGGCGGAGACGACATCGGGGTTGATATTTATAATCTGACCAAATTTAGCAGGTCCAATCAAAACACCTGTATCAATCAATATCCCATTGTAGAGATTGGAGATCGTATACAGAAGGGGGATGTACTGGCTGATGGTCCTTCTACAGATCTTGGTGAGCTCGCATTAGGACAAAATTTGTTGGTGGCCTTTATGCCTTGGAACGGTTACAATTTTGAAGATTCCATTCTCATCTCCGAACGATTGGTCGAAGAAGATCGATTCACCACCATTCATATCCAAGAGTTTACTTGCATCGCTCGAGACACTAAATTGGGTCCAGAAGAAATCACAGCAGACATTCCAAATATTGGAGAAAGTGCGTTGGCAAAATTGGACGAATCCGGAATTGTATATATTGGGGCCGAAGTAGGACCTAGTGATATTTTAGTGGGTAAGGTAACTCCTAAAGGTGAAACGCAACTCACACCGGAGGAAAAATTGTTGCGGGCGATTTTTGGTGAAAAAGCGTCGGACGTAAAAGATACGTCTTTACGAGCCACTCCCGGAACTATTGGAACTGTTATCGATGTACGTATTTTTACTCGTGAAGGTGTAAAAAAAGACAAACGCGCTCTGGAGATCGAAAAATTGGAACTCGCAAACATAGAAAAAGATTTAAACGATCGATTTCGCATTCGTGAGTATGCCCTATTTCAGAATGTGAAAAAATTTCTTATCAATCAGGTAGCGTTGTCTGTTGAATCGCCTAAAAAGCATACAACAATCGGTAGAGATTTTTTAGAAACACTGCCTCGGAACAGATGGTTTGAAATTCAATTGCGCGACGGCAGTGCAGCAAAGCGTCTTGAATCCGCATACGAACGTTATAAAAAATTGTGTAAAATGCGAGACGAAAAACTCAAAGATTTTCACCAAAAACTGACACAAGGTGGGGATTTGGCACCGGGAGTCATTAAAATAGTAAAAGTCTACTTAGCGGTTAAACGCCGCATTCAACCCGGAGACAAAATGGCGGGGCGCCATGGAAATAAAGGCGTTATTTCCACCATCGTCCCCATCGAAGATATGCCTTATTTGAAGGACGGGACACCAGTAGATATTGTACTGAATCCTTTGGGAGTTCCTTCTCGAATGAATATTGGTCAAGTACTGGAGACCCATTTGGGATGGGCCGCAAAAAGCCTAGGTGCGAAAATAGGCGACCTTCTTGACCAAAAACACACCGATTTAAAGCGATTGCGCGGACTTCTTAAATCCATTTACGATTTGAGTAAAGTTCAAAAGTTTAGTGTAGAAGATTTGAGCGACACAGAAATCGTAATTTTGGCTAACAATCTAAGAAAAGGTGTACCTGTGTCTTCACCTGTTTTCGATGGTGCTACGGAAGAGGAAATAAAGCGTTTGCTAGAAATGGCAAATCTTCCCATTTCCGGACAATCTTGTTTGTACGATGGACGTACCGGAAAGAAATTTGATCGAGCGGTTACTGTAGGTTATATGTATATGCTAAAACTCAATCATTTGGTTGACGATAAGATACACGCTCGTTCTACAGGTTCTTATAGTCTTGTGACCCAGCAACCTTTAGGAGGAAAAGCTCAATTCGGAGGACAACGGTTTGGAGAAATGGAAGTTTGGGCGCTAGAAGCCTATGGAGCGGCTTATACCCTGCAAGAAATGTTGACTGTGAAATCCGATGATGTTGTGGGCCGTACCCGTATGTACAAAAATATCGTCGACGGCGATCATCGAATGGATGCCGGTATGCCGGAATCTTTCAACGTTTTGATCAAAGAAATTCGTTCGCTGGCTATTGATATTGATTTGGAAAACGACTGATTTCGATCGGAGGAGTATCTTGAGAGATTTGCTAAAACGAATAAAAAGCGAAAAACACACAGCTGAATTTGATGCGCTTCGCATCAAATTAGCGTCTCCAGAAGAGATTCGTTCTTGGTCGTACGGAGAAGTAAAAAAACCGGAAACCATTAATTATAGAACTTTTAAGCCCGAACGAGACGGTTTATTTTGTGCCAAAATTTTCGGTCCTGTTAAAGATTATGAGTGCTTATGTGGAAAATACAAACGTCTCAAACACCGAGGTGTGATTTGTGAGAAATGTGGGGTGGAAGTTACCTTGTCCAGGGTGCGTCGGGATCGCATGGGCCATATCGAACTGGCTTCTCCAGTAGCCCACATTTGGTATCTTAAATCTTTACCTTCTCGTATCGGTCTGTTGCTCGATATGACGCTTCGTGATATTGAACGCATTCTTTATTTTGAAGCGTATGTGGTCGTAGATCCTGGAATGACAACGTTGGAGCAGAGTCAACTGCTCTCAGAAGAAGGCTATCTCGACGCATTGGAAGAGTACGGTGATGAATTCTCAGCCCTTATGGGCGCGGAAGCCATCCAGAATATGCTGCAGAGTATTGATGTTGTTTCGGAAGTTGCGTCGCTACGTTCGGAGATATCGTCCACTACTTCTGAAACAAAGATGAAGAAATTCACAAAACGACTTAAAGTTTTAAGCGCGTTTTTGGAATCTGGAAACAAACCCGAATGGATGATATTGACTGTATTGCCTGTTTTACCTCCCGATTTGCGACCTTTGGTGCCTTTGGATGGTGGACGATTCGCTACTTCAGATTTAAACGATTTGTATCGTCGGGTAATCAATCGAAACAACAGATTGAAACGTCTTTTGGATCTCAATGCGCCTGATATTATCGTACGAAATGAGAAGCGAATGCTGCAAGAAGCTGTAGACGCTTTGTTGGATAATGGTCGTCGTGGACGAGCTATTTTAGGATCGAACCGCCGACCTCTAAAGTCTTTGGCGGATATGATTAAAGGAAAATCTGGACGTTTTCGTCAAAATCTACTTGGCAAACGTGTGGATTATTCGGGTCGTTCCGTTATTGTGGTAGGACCAACTCTAAAACTCCATCAGGCAGGATTGCCTAAGAAGATGGCGCTGGAGTTGTTTAAACCTTTTATCTTCAGCAAACTACAGCGAGGAGGGTTGGCCACTACTATTAAAGCAGCCAAAAAAATGGTGGAAAGTGAGATCCCAGAGGTGTGGGATATTCTGGAAGAAGTTATTCGAGAACACCCCATTTTGTTAAACAGAGCCCCTACTTTGCATCGTTTAGGGATCCAAGCGTTTGATCCAGTGCTAGTGGAAGGAAAAGCAATCCAGTTGCATCCACTTGTCTGTACGGCTTACAACGCGGATTTTGATGGGGACCAAATGGCTGTGCACGTACCTTTGACATTGGAGTCGCAGTTGGAAGCGCGTTCGCTAATGATGTCTACCAACAACGTTTTACATCCCGCAAATGGGGAACCAATTATTGTACCTACCCACGATGTGGTGCTGGGACTCTATTATATTACGAGAGATCGAGTCAATGCAAAAGGCGAAGGTATGAAGTTCTCGGATGTAGACGAAGTGGTGCGCGCTTACGAAAACAAGCAAGTAGATTTGCACGCACGCGTAAGCGTTCGCATTAAAGAAAGTCTGTTAAACAAATCCGGCAATGTGGAAGAAAGAGAACGTCTGATTCCTACCGTTGTAGGACGCACTTTGCTATGGCAAATTGTTCCTAAAGGATTATCTTTTGCGTTGGTTAATCGAATCATGACTAAGAAAGCCGTAACAAAATTGTTGGATATCTGCTATCGGAGTTTAGGGTTGGAAACTACTATCGTTTTTTCGGATAGCTTGATGTATATGGGATTTCGCTACGCAACGTCTTCGGGTATTTCTATAGGCATAAACGATCTTTTAGTTCCTGATGAAAAAGAAGCTATCATTTCTCGATCCGAAGAAGAGATTCAAGAAATTCAAAAGCAATATGCTTCCGGATTGGTAACGTACGGTGAACACCGTAACAAAGTGATTGACATCTGGTCTCGCACTAACGATCAAGTTGCTAAAGCAATGATGGAAAAAATTTCTGTAGAAAAAGTAAAAGACATTCAAGGCAAAGAAGTAACGCAAAGTTCCTTTAATTCCATTTATATGATGTCTGATTCCGGCGCTCGAGGTTCTGCAGCACAGATCCGTCAGTTGGCGGGAATGAGAGGTTTGATGGCAAAACCAGATGGCACTATTATCGAAACGCCTATCACGGCCAATTTTCGCGAAGGGCTAAACGTTTTACAGTATTTCATCTCTACTCACGGTGCCCGAAAAGGGTTGGCCGATACTGCCTTGAAGACAGCAAATTCGGGGTATTTAACTCGACGGCTGGTTGATGTCGCTCAAGACTTAGTTGTCACCGAACATGATTGCGGGACCGAACAAGGCGTTGAGATGATGCCACACATTGAAGGAGGCGATGTGGTGGAACCTTTACGAGAACGTGTTTTAGGACGAGTTTTGGCGAAACCGATTATCGATCCTAATTCCAAAAAGGAATTAATATCTAAAAATATTCTTTTGGACGAAACACTCGTCAATGTTCTGGAAGAACACGGTGTAGATCGAACCACAGTGCGTTCAGCAATTACTTGTGAAACCGCCTATGGTATCTGTTCGATGTGCTACGGACGTGATCTTGCTCGTGGACACATGGTGAATGTAGGAGAAGCCGTTGGTGTAGTGGCTGCTCAGTCGATCGGCGAACCCGGAACCCAACTGACTATGCGAACGTTTCATATGGGAGGGGCGGCTTCTCGGACGACTGCTGTCAATAGTATTGAAATCAAGTCTTCTGGGAAGGTTGGATTGCGTAATTTGAGAATAGTTGAACAATCCGGGGGCAATTTGGTTGCGATTTCTCGATCGGGAGAATTGATAGTGCAAGACCCCCAAGGGGGAGAAAGAGAACATTACAAGATACCCTATGGAGCAACCATCAGTGTACATGACGGTGATTTTGTGCAGGCTGGAAGAACAGTGGCTCAATGGGACCCCCATACCCATCCTATTATCACTGAAGTAGCAGGAAATCTACATTTTGTTGATCTGGTGGACGGCGTAACTATGAGTCGACAAACCGACGAACTAACGGGGCTCAGCAGTGTTGTAGTAACTTCTACCAAACAACGCACTTCCGGAGGTAAAGAACTTCGTCCGATGGTCAAACTTGTAGACGAAAATGCAAACAGTATTTTTTTGCCAAGCGGAAAAGTTCCTGCACATTATTTCTTACCGGAAGGTACAATTCTTACTAAAGAAGACGGTTCTGTGGTCCAAATTGGTGATGTGCTTGCGCGTATCCCTCAAGAGACCTCAAAGACCCGAGACATTACTGGGGGTTTGCCGCGTGTGGCTGATCTTTTTGAAGCTCGAAGACCGAAAGACGCTGCCATTTTAGCAGAAATCTCTGGAGTAGTGAGTTTTGGAAAAGATACTAGAGACAAAGATCGTTTGATTATTACCGAACCGGATGGAAGTGCTGTACACGAAGAGCTGATTCCTAAATGGCGTCACGTAAGTGTTTTTGAAGGTGAAACGGTAGAAAAAGGCGAAGTGATTGCAGACGGCCCTCTGGACGCCCACGACATTCTGCGTCTGTTGGGAGTAAATGCAATGGCGAACTATATTGTCAACGAAGTGCAAGAAGTTTATCGATTACAGGGAGTAAGAATTAACGACAAACATATTGAGGTGATCATTCGGCAGATGTTGCGCAAAGTTAAGATTGTCGATCCAGGAGAGACAGCGTTTCTCCAAAACGAGCAAGTGGAACGGCCTCGTGCTCGGGAGGAAAATAAAAAAGTGATTCAAAAACACGGAAAGACGGCCACATTGGAACCTATTTTGTTAGGAATTACAAAGGCTTCTTTGGCCACTGAATCTTTTATTTCAGCCGCGTCGTTTCAGGAAACGACGCGTGTACTGACTGCCGCTTCTATAAGCGGCAAGCGTGACAATCTTCGAGGTTTGAAAGAGAATGTAATTGTTGGTCGACTGATACCCGCCGGAACGGGATGTAGTTATCATCAAGAACGTCGGAACAGGAAAAAAGATGAAATGTCGACAGTAGCGGAATCGGGAGGATTGTCGCCTTCGTATGAAGGCGAGAGGGGCATAACTGCCGATGAAGCCGAAGAAGCTTTAAGCGCTGCGTTTAGATTGAAAAAGTGAAATACAAATAAAGAAAATCGGTTTGTGCAGGAATTTTTAGAAATTTTAGCGAAGTTTTAATTTCAAAACTTTAAGGTTTGTCCTTGACAACAGGGGCCTTGTTTTATTAAAATCCCGCTCTGTGTGTGGATTTTCGGGGGCTCTTGTGTTGTTGTTTAAGAGATTTGTAAAGTGCCTAGAATCAACCAATTAGTGAAAAAACCGCGTCGTGCGAGAATAAAAAAAAGCAACGTTCCGGCCTTGGAACGATGTCCTCAAAAACGCGGGGTGTGTGTACGGGTGTATACCATTACTCCTAAAAAACCCAATTCGGCTCTGCGCAAGGTAGCTCGGGTTCGAGTTTCCGGTGGTACAGAGATCACCGCCTATATTGGCGGTGAAGGTCATAATTTGCAAGAACACTCGGTAGTTCTGATCCGAGGTGGTCGTGTAAAGGACTTACCTGGTGTACGATATCACATCGTGCGTGGTTGTTTGGATACGGCGAGTGTTTCGGGGAGACGTCGTTCTCGTTCTAAGTACGGAGAAAAAAAACCGAAAGAATAAATGGGGAACAGTTGAATGACACGAAGGAAATCGGCTGCTAAGAGGGAGATTTGTCCGGATCCTCTCTTTCGCAGTGAGCTTCTGGCTAAATTTATAAATTCCGTTATGCGGCATGGTAAAAAATCGGTGGCGGAAGGGATTGTATACAGAGCGCTCGATATAGCCATAAAAAAAAAGAGGGGAAGGGGCGTTGAAGAGTCGAAGTACGAACACGATCAGAAAAAAGGAAAGAGCGGTTGTCTCGACGAAGAAACGCGGGTCGAAGCTTTAGAGATGTTTAAAGAAGCTCTGGGTAATGTGATGCCTAGTGTAGAAGTAAGGTCACGTCGGGTGGGAGGATCTACCTATCAAGTTCCTGTAGAAATACGAATGGTACGTCGGCAGGCTTTGGCGATGCGTTGGCTTTCCAAATACGCGAGTGGAAGAAATGAGAAAACCATGATTTTGCGTTTAGCGAATGAGATTTCGGACGCTGTGGAAAATCGTGGCGGAGCAGTAAAAAAAAAGGAAGATATGCATCGAATGGCTAGAGCAAATCAAGCGTTTGCGCATTATCGTTGGTAAGGAGAGGAAAAGAGGTAGAAAAAAATTGCAATGGCCAGAACAATTCCGTTAAACCGTACCCGCAATATAGGCATTATGGCGCATATCGATGCGGGGAAGACTACCACCACCGAACGCATCCTGTACTACACAGGGGTCTCCCACAAAATGGGAGAAGTGCACGAAGGCAGTGCCGTTATGGATTGGATGGAACAAGAACAAGAACGCGGCATTACTATCACTTCCGCCGCCACCACTTGTTTCTGGATGGGTATGGATCAACAGTACGCGAAACATCGTATCAACATCATCGATACACCCGGACATGTTGATTTTACCATCGAAGTCGAACGTTCTTTACGAGTGCTTGACGGAGCTGTCGCTGTTTTCTGTTCGGTGGGGGGTGTAGAACCGCAAACCGAGACCGTTTGGCGACAAGCCAATCGTTACGGTGTCCCGCGTTTGGGATTTGTGAATAAGATGGATCGGGCGGGGGCAAACTTCCTACGAGTGGTGCAACAGGTAAAGGACCGTTTGCGGTCCAATCCGGTGCCTGTGCAATTGCCTGTTGGTGCGGAAGAAGATTTCCGGGGTGTTGTCGATCTGATACAAATGAAAACTATCTATTGGAACGAATCGGATAAAGGACGTACTTACAAATTGATGGATCTTCCTGAAAACATGGAACCGATGGCTCGAAAATGGCGCGAAAGGATGGTAGAATCTGCGGCTGAGTCTTCGGAGATTCTGATGGAAAAATATTTAGAAAACGGAGAACTTTCCAAGCAAGAAATTTTGGAAGGACTCCGAAGACGTACTTTGGCCAATGAGATTGTTCCGATGTTGTGTGGAAGTGCTTTTAAGAACAAAGGAGTACAAGCTTTGCTGGATGCTGTAGTGAATTATTTGCCTGCTCCAACTGATGTGCCCAACATTCGGGGCGAAGAAAAAGATGGATCGGAAGGCTCTCGTACGGCTTCCGATGAGTCTTCTTTTTCAGCGTTGGCTTTTAAAATCGCTTCCGATCCTTTTGTGGGAAATTTGACTTTCCTCCGGGTGTATTCTGGTATGCTAAAATCAGGGGATTCGGTTTTTAATTCCGTTAAGCAAAAAAAAGAGCGTATTGGACGTCTTTTGCGTATGCATTCCAATTCTCGAGAAGAAATCAGAGAGGTGCATGCGGGTGATATTGCCGCTGCTGTAGGTCTGAAAAGCGTTACTACTGGGGATACTCTTTGCGATCAAAATCGCACTATTATCTTTGAAAAGATGGAATTTCCGGAACCTGTGATTTCTGCAGCCATTGAGCCAAAAACCAAATCCGATCAAGAAAGGATGGGAATGGCCCTAGAAAAATTGGCTCAGGAAGATCCTTCGTTTCGCGTTCGCACTGATGAAGAATCTGGACAAACCATTATCGATGGTATGGGCGAGTTGCACCTAGAAATTGTCGTAGATCGTATGCGAAGAGAATTTAATGTCGCCGCCAGTGTTGGAAAACCGCGTGTAGCTTATCGAGAAGCTGTTCGGAAAGCGGTAGAACAGGAAGGAAAATATATCCGTCAAACAGGCGGTCGGGGTCAATACGGACATGTATGGCTTCGTATAGAACCCAAAGAACCCGGTTCTGGTTTTGAATTTGTAAACGAAATCGTAGGCGGTGCGGTGCCCAAAGAATACATACCGGCTGTAGAGAAGGGTGTACGAGAACAGATGAAGAACGGGGTGGTTGCGGGTTATCCGGTAACAGACGTGAGAGTGGCCATTTTCGATGGATCCTACCATGAAGTTGATTCCAGTGAAATGGCATTCAAAATCGCTGGTTCGTTGTGTTTTAAGAAGGGAGCCGCTAGGGCAAATCCCATATTGCTTGAACCCGTTATGAAAGTAGAAGTTGTTACTCCGCGAGAGTATATGGGCGATATTGTGGGTGATCTTAATCGACGTCGGGGCGTAATTCAGGATACAGACGACAGTCCATCCGGTAGGGTCGTCGGTGCTGCAGTACCTTTGGCGGAAATGTTTGGCTACGCAACTGATTTGCGTTCGCTCAGCCAAGGAAGAGCAACTTATACGATGGAATTTTTAAGATACACTGCAGTGCCTACAAATATTTCCGCGATGATTGCTAAACAACAACTAAAGATGAATTGAGAATTTAAGAGGAAGAAGGTTCCGTATGTCTAAAGAAAAATTTGTAAGAGAGAAACCCCATTTGAATGTGGGGACAATTGGTCATGTGGATCACGGAAAAACAACGTTGACAGCGGCGTTGACAAAAGTGTTGTCCGAAAGATTCGGAGGGGAAGTACGAGCATTCGATCAAATAGATAACGCTCCGGAAGAGCGGGCTCGAGGAATTACAATAGCGACTTCGCACGTAGAGTATCAAAGCGACAAGCGCCACTACGCTCATGTTGATTGCCCGGGACACGCGGATTACGTAAAGAACATGATTACAGGAGCGGCGCAGATGGATGGAGCGATATTAGTGGTAAGCGCTGCGGATGGACCGATGCCGCAGACTCGGGAACATATTGTGCTGGCAAAGCAAGTAGGAGTGCCTTCGGTAGTAGTGTTTTTAAACAAAACGGATATGGTAGACGATAAAGAGTTGTTGGAATTGGTAGAGATGGAAGTAAGGGATCTGTTGACAAGTTACGATTTTCTAGGAGACGAAACACCAATTGTTTCGGGTTCGGCGTTGAAAGCGTTAGAAGGAGACGACGGGGAGTTAGGCGTCCCGTCGGTGTTGAAATTGGTAAAGGCGATGGATGAATATTTTAAAGACCCAAAACGAGAGAAAGACAAACCATTTTTGATGCCAATCGAGGATGTATTTTCGATATCGGGTCGCGGAACAGTAGTGACCGGTCGTATAGAAAGAGGAATCGTCAAAGTAGGCGACGAAGTTGAGATTGTAGGAATTAGAGCGACAACGAAGACGGTATGTACGGGTGTAGAAATGTTTCGAAAATTGTTGGACGAAGGTCAAGCAGGAGACAACGTTGGGGTGTTGCTTAGGGGCACAAGACGGGAAGAAGTTGAACGTGGACAAGTACTGGCACAACCCAAGACGATCACTCCGCATACAGTATTTGAATCCGAAGTTTATATATTGTCGAAAGAAGAAGGGGGGCGTCATACGCCTTTTTTGAAAGGATATCGCCCGCAATTTTATTTTCGAACAACAGACGTCACGGGAGAAGTGTTGAGTATTCCTAAAGAAGTTGAAATGGTAATGCCGGGGGAAAACGTAACGATAAAGGTGCAGTTGATAGCTCCGGTGGCGATGTACGAAGGATTGCGATTTGCGGTTCGCGAAGGCGGTCGTACTGTTGGGGCTGGAATCGTAACAAAAATTATTGAATAATTCCGAAGTAGTTTTCAACGAACAAGTTCGAAACCAGAGATTTAGAGGGAGAAAAAAGAGTTAGTATGGCGGTTAACGATAATCACCAGCGCATTCGAATCCGACTCAAAGCGTTTGATCATCGCCTAATCGATCGGTCCACTCGGGAGATTGTCGATACGGCGAAACGTACGGGCGCGATTGTTAGGGGTCCCATTCCTTTGCCTACAAAGATTGAACGCTATACAGTGTTGATTTCGCCTCATGTAGATAAAGACGCGCGGGACCAATACGAAATGCGTACACACAAACGTTTGGTGGATATTGTACAGCCTACCGAAAAAACAGTCGACGCGCTGATGAAATTGGACTTGGCTTCTGGAGTAGATGTCCAGATAAGTGTTGATCATGATTCGTCTGTCGGTGGAACGTGAAGGATATGAATAGAATAAATAAAGGATATGAATAATAAATGGAACGATTGCGGTGTCTATTGGTTTGATCGGT
This genomic interval carries:
- the rpoC gene encoding DNA-directed RNA polymerase subunit beta', which encodes MRDLLKRIKSEKHTAEFDALRIKLASPEEIRSWSYGEVKKPETINYRTFKPERDGLFCAKIFGPVKDYECLCGKYKRLKHRGVICEKCGVEVTLSRVRRDRMGHIELASPVAHIWYLKSLPSRIGLLLDMTLRDIERILYFEAYVVVDPGMTTLEQSQLLSEEGYLDALEEYGDEFSALMGAEAIQNMLQSIDVVSEVASLRSEISSTTSETKMKKFTKRLKVLSAFLESGNKPEWMILTVLPVLPPDLRPLVPLDGGRFATSDLNDLYRRVINRNNRLKRLLDLNAPDIIVRNEKRMLQEAVDALLDNGRRGRAILGSNRRPLKSLADMIKGKSGRFRQNLLGKRVDYSGRSVIVVGPTLKLHQAGLPKKMALELFKPFIFSKLQRGGLATTIKAAKKMVESEIPEVWDILEEVIREHPILLNRAPTLHRLGIQAFDPVLVEGKAIQLHPLVCTAYNADFDGDQMAVHVPLTLESQLEARSLMMSTNNVLHPANGEPIIVPTHDVVLGLYYITRDRVNAKGEGMKFSDVDEVVRAYENKQVDLHARVSVRIKESLLNKSGNVEERERLIPTVVGRTLLWQIVPKGLSFALVNRIMTKKAVTKLLDICYRSLGLETTIVFSDSLMYMGFRYATSSGISIGINDLLVPDEKEAIISRSEEEIQEIQKQYASGLVTYGEHRNKVIDIWSRTNDQVAKAMMEKISVEKVKDIQGKEVTQSSFNSIYMMSDSGARGSAAQIRQLAGMRGLMAKPDGTIIETPITANFREGLNVLQYFISTHGARKGLADTALKTANSGYLTRRLVDVAQDLVVTEHDCGTEQGVEMMPHIEGGDVVEPLRERVLGRVLAKPIIDPNSKKELISKNILLDETLVNVLEEHGVDRTTVRSAITCETAYGICSMCYGRDLARGHMVNVGEAVGVVAAQSIGEPGTQLTMRTFHMGGAASRTTAVNSIEIKSSGKVGLRNLRIVEQSGGNLVAISRSGELIVQDPQGGEREHYKIPYGATISVHDGDFVQAGRTVAQWDPHTHPIITEVAGNLHFVDLVDGVTMSRQTDELTGLSSVVVTSTKQRTSGGKELRPMVKLVDENANSIFLPSGKVPAHYFLPEGTILTKEDGSVVQIGDVLARIPQETSKTRDITGGLPRVADLFEARRPKDAAILAEISGVVSFGKDTRDKDRLIITEPDGSAVHEELIPKWRHVSVFEGETVEKGEVIADGPLDAHDILRLLGVNAMANYIVNEVQEVYRLQGVRINDKHIEVIIRQMLRKVKIVDPGETAFLQNEQVERPRAREENKKVIQKHGKTATLEPILLGITKASLATESFISAASFQETTRVLTAASISGKRDNLRGLKENVIVGRLIPAGTGCSYHQERRNRKKDEMSTVAESGGLSPSYEGERGITADEAEEALSAAFRLKK
- the rpsL gene encoding 30S ribosomal protein S12; its protein translation is MPRINQLVKKPRRARIKKSNVPALERCPQKRGVCVRVYTITPKKPNSALRKVARVRVSGGTEITAYIGGEGHNLQEHSVVLIRGGRVKDLPGVRYHIVRGCLDTASVSGRRRSRSKYGEKKPKE
- the rpsG gene encoding 30S ribosomal protein S7, which translates into the protein MTRRKSAAKREICPDPLFRSELLAKFINSVMRHGKKSVAEGIVYRALDIAIKKKRGRGVEESKYEHDQKKGKSGCLDEETRVEALEMFKEALGNVMPSVEVRSRRVGGSTYQVPVEIRMVRRQALAMRWLSKYASGRNEKTMILRLANEISDAVENRGGAVKKKEDMHRMARANQAFAHYRW
- the rpoB gene encoding DNA-directed RNA polymerase subunit beta, with product MVQSNAENRRTVAVSYTEKLRARVNLGKREVEVLKTPYLLETQIEFYRSFLQKDVAPESRRDTGLHAAFNSVFPISSYSGHAELAYINYSLDEEPVFDVEECKLRGLTYAASLKVSMRLSIYDKSILTGKKIIKDVKEQEVYMGEIPLMTETGSLIINGTERVVVSQLHRSPGVFFEHDKGKTHSSGKLLYSARIIPYRGSWLDFEFDYKDCLFARIDRRRKLPATVILKALGYDTEKILEVFYEINSFCLNETSVTLKLIPKRLRGELATMEIRDKKGKIIVKPNRRISTRHVRLIEQAGIDKLELSDDYLYGRVIGKAIVDTETEEVVAQANETITPDLLRTLRTRKISSLHTLYINEIECGSYISDTLRLDNTENQLEALAEIYRIMRPGEPPTKEAAESLFENLFFSPERYDLSAVGRMKFNRRVGRKQSTGLWTLSKEDIVDVLRVLVKIRDGKGDVDDIDHLGNRRIRSVGEMVENQFRIGLVRVERAVKDRLNLADIENLVPQDLINAKPVSAAIKEFFGSSQLSQFMDQNNPLSEITHKRRISALGPGGLTRERAGFEVRDVHPTHYGRVCPIETPEGPNIGLINSLAVFARANEYGFLETPYRKVLDGTVTDKIEYLSAIEEGDYYIAQANTSTDETGRMVDELVSCRHKGEFTLTVPDKVDYIDVSPRQIVSVAAALIPFLEHDDANRALMGSNMQRQAVPTIRSEAPLVGTGMERTVAVDSGVTVVAKRDGIVDSVDASRIVVRINENGGDDIGVDIYNLTKFSRSNQNTCINQYPIVEIGDRIQKGDVLADGPSTDLGELALGQNLLVAFMPWNGYNFEDSILISERLVEEDRFTTIHIQEFTCIARDTKLGPEEITADIPNIGESALAKLDESGIVYIGAEVGPSDILVGKVTPKGETQLTPEEKLLRAIFGEKASDVKDTSLRATPGTIGTVIDVRIFTREGVKKDKRALEIEKLELANIEKDLNDRFRIREYALFQNVKKFLINQVALSVESPKKHTTIGRDFLETLPRNRWFEIQLRDGSAAKRLESAYERYKKLCKMRDEKLKDFHQKLTQGGDLAPGVIKIVKVYLAVKRRIQPGDKMAGRHGNKGVISTIVPIEDMPYLKDGTPVDIVLNPLGVPSRMNIGQVLETHLGWAAKSLGAKIGDLLDQKHTDLKRLRGLLKSIYDLSKVQKFSVEDLSDTEIVILANNLRKGVPVSSPVFDGATEEEIKRLLEMANLPISGQSCLYDGRTGKKFDRAVTVGYMYMLKLNHLVDDKIHARSTGSYSLVTQQPLGGKAQFGGQRFGEMEVWALEAYGAAYTLQEMLTVKSDDVVGRTRMYKNIVDGDHRMDAGMPESFNVLIKEIRSLAIDIDLEND